In Oscillospiraceae bacterium, the following are encoded in one genomic region:
- a CDS encoding sigma-70 family RNA polymerase sigma factor, whose product MANDTMVIETPHDLNGRAVKANQCPDEMEQLISDFKPFLHSRAAKYASNGSGVEQDELFSIAMVAFYEAIQGYNIDKGHFFPFASNVVRCNILDHMRKVYRRERREELQLDEEWEEGHSSVMNEMSVRAYEKTRRRESIVDEIEQFKAELAHWGITMESLAAQSPKHKKLAETYAVLIAQMLESPEILQTIQIKRYFPVKEISKISGLPQKKLERARTFIIASIIIKMGDYDILSDYVSVGGASA is encoded by the coding sequence AACACCCCATGATTTGAATGGCCGCGCCGTTAAAGCCAATCAATGTCCCGATGAAATGGAGCAACTGATTTCTGATTTCAAGCCCTTTTTACACAGTCGTGCCGCGAAATATGCGTCAAACGGCAGCGGGGTTGAGCAAGATGAGTTGTTCAGCATCGCCATGGTCGCTTTTTACGAGGCTATTCAAGGTTATAACATTGACAAAGGGCATTTCTTCCCCTTTGCCAGCAATGTCGTGCGGTGCAATATTCTCGATCATATGCGCAAAGTTTACAGGCGCGAAAGAAGAGAAGAATTGCAATTGGACGAAGAGTGGGAAGAAGGCCACTCTTCAGTCATGAACGAAATGTCAGTGCGGGCCTATGAAAAAACACGACGGCGCGAATCCATTGTGGATGAAATTGAGCAGTTCAAAGCTGAATTGGCGCATTGGGGCATTACCATGGAAAGCCTCGCGGCACAGTCGCCCAAGCACAAAAAGCTTGCCGAAACTTACGCAGTATTGATTGCGCAAATGCTAGAATCGCCTGAGATTTTACAGACCATCCAAATCAAGCGTTATTTTCCTGTCAAAGAGATTTCAAAAATTTCAGGATTACCCCAAAAAAAGTTGGAACGCGCGCGAACATTTATAATAGCATCAATTATCATTAAGATGGGAGATTATGATATTTTGTCAGATTATGTAAGCGTCGGAGGAGCAAGCGCATGA
- a CDS encoding copper amine oxidase N-terminal domain-containing protein: MLKLKKVSLALMAMLMVVMLFACDGNSGNDSGNGGEQTAPTVPDNGYENGGIVNGNGDDSNLAPVMLDGVGVPNSRLERVGDDIFPNHAELTTVMAMFGIWVDWDVDTGEVSLQSMTREEIEFVVGDDVFYLDGEAITWETETPLSVVIDGELFVQGRFFRDVFGAGSAFSEGGHLHIDTYGADDMM, from the coding sequence ATGTTAAAACTCAAAAAAGTATCTTTGGCTCTGATGGCTATGCTGATGGTGGTCATGCTCTTTGCCTGCGATGGAAACAGTGGTAATGACAGCGGAAATGGCGGCGAGCAGACGGCTCCGACTGTTCCTGACAATGGCTATGAAAACGGTGGCATAGTAAACGGTAACGGTGACGACAGCAATTTAGCCCCCGTTATGCTTGACGGCGTAGGCGTCCCAAACTCACGCCTTGAGCGTGTTGGCGACGACATTTTCCCCAACCACGCGGAATTGACTACGGTTATGGCTATGTTTGGTATATGGGTGGATTGGGATGTTGATACCGGTGAAGTTTCATTGCAGAGCATGACTCGTGAGGAGATTGAATTTGTAGTGGGTGATGATGTATTCTATTTAGATGGCGAAGCCATTACTTGGGAGACGGAAACACCGCTTTCTGTGGTGATTGATGGTGAGCTCTTTGTGCAGGGGCGTTTCTTTCGCGATGTGTTTGGCGCAGGCTCCGCTTTTTCTGAGGGTGGGCACTTGCATATTGACACGTATGGCGCTGATGATATGATGTAA